A segment of the Gossypium hirsutum isolate 1008001.06 chromosome D10, Gossypium_hirsutum_v2.1, whole genome shotgun sequence genome:
TTCTCCAATTCTTTATGGAATCTTACCTCTGATTCAGTTGACTGGCATATACAATCTCATCTTTATATCTCATGCAACAATAAATGAGTCCTTCATTATCCACATAGTTAGATTTAAAAATGCAATCATTTCTTTTCTTCCACAAAGACTAGCAAGTGATATAAAAGAAAATGTCCCACTCTCTCATATTACTCGAGAAGAACCAAAGTTTGGTCAGGTTAAGAGCAAGCCAATCCTcaatgtttaaattataaaattctgCTAAGCTATCTTTGTTGACCAAATTGCTCCAGCAGTGGACCGCGAGCGAGCATTTCCTCGGTATATGGTTGATGTCTTTAACACTAGCACCGCATAATGACAATTCTGATCCAAATTTAAGCGTCTCTTAACGCTTTCATCATTAGTTAGTATTTTTTCCTTACCAATCGGCCATAAGAACATCTGAACTCGTTGTGGGAATCGGGATTTCCATAGAATTCCATCGTGGACTTAAACAATATTCCATTTGATTCATGGCTACATGTTCTAATTTTTAAAGTAAACCAACGTCTTTTGTCCCATTTCCAACCGAGCCAATCCATAATCTCTTCACCACAAGGAGGACGAATAGTTGCAAGCTTAATCAAGCACTGGGACGAAAGTAAAGAAGCAAACCAATTTCATGCCCACTGTCCATTCTCAGTCGCCATATCTCGAACTAGAACGTGAGAActattgaaaaaattacattttatgggaactttgaggcatattctcaataggtaaaaGTGAAgagttgaattataaaattatggtttcatattctactccatgagacctttacaacgatatatcatatgctcaaaatggttgagtatGAATGTTAAATTGatactcaaagtaagctacttggaaatatttgttgaggaaaagtaaaGACTTAGAtctcacattggttaaataccaagtgtgagatgtgtttatatatgggAACCTTCTTAAAAGAtgattgaatgactaagcttggAACCTTGCCTCGCACGTAGGGGTATAGGTTTAAACTCGATGGGCTTGGGGGTGCACTTGCACGATGTGGGTGATGCAAAATGTCCAGAGTGGTCGACAAAATTATTTTTCCTCAGCTCAATGCCCTATAAAAGGATATGAATTCTGTAGAATTTTAcactctcattttctctcatatCGAATTTTTGTTGCTCTCAAAACTCTTCTTTTCCTCTCCGTATTTTTCAAATGTGTTTTGTCCAACAATATTAAGACAAAACAATCTTCCCCATGTAAATTTTGGACTTACACAACTAAGATCCAACAGACTCCCTCGAAAAATAAAATCTTAGAAATaaacaattttatctttactaatttaaattttttaaaattttaaaagaactaaatgattaattttacattttagagggTGCCAGTGCCCTCCAACCCCTAGATACGCCGGCACTGCTCAACTTTCTCGTTGCATGCATGGGGTTTTTGAAGAAGAAGTCAACGAATGGCTTTCATGATTGGGGCTGACCCAGTACCAACAAATTGCTTTCATGACTAGGCTGGCCCACTAGGACTTTATTATCCTCAATAATTGTCACTTTATGATTTGATTCTGGTAAAGTATGTGCACAAGTAGTAATAGGTTTAAATGCAGGTGGGACTGGCGGCCCAATTTCCTTATTTTCTCCTTCATCCACCTGCATACGTCGGCCTTCCTTGCTTAAAAATTCTGGTTTCATGGACGGCCCACCAATTGCATATGTCtctgtttttttatataatttttaaaattatttattaattacacattgaagtattataaaattaatatttgatttctttgataaaataaataaattttactaatattataattaaaataatatttaactcaATTATTTTATGTAATCATAATTTGAATGGttgtaatgaaaaagaaattgattaaaatataaaagtaaatgtTAAGGTTGGTATTAGAATGAAAGGAAACAGGAATCAGAACTTGAGGCGTGTATATCTCGAAGTCATTGCACATCTATGGGAGAGAAAATAGGAAGTGACCAGTAGTTGAGTGAAGTAAGTTTTCAAGATAAGTCTCTTGGACTGCAAAAATACTTTTGAGGGGAATCCATCGATTTGGCGCAAATTTATCCTCTCAACTCTATTTGTTCAAAAGTAATGTGGAATTCTTTTAAAATACGCTTCAATTCCAACCaaagttaattaaatatttaaaaagcaATGTAATTTATCATTTAACTTAGCTTTTTATCAATGATGTTTTAATTTAAAGGCAAGGTTAAAactttaactataaaatttcatGTTCAAAGTAAATTATGCTCATACGTGgatttaaagataataaaaataaattaattaaggtgaagttatcttttttatatatataaaatcttaagcaggtactttttaaaattttaaagaaagataatgtttaaaaaaaataaaaaatatcaaaactattaCATAGCGAATTATTTACCTACAAGTGTTAAATGCAATGCTAAAACATATTGTATTTAATTaatctcaaattttattaattttgatttaaccttaaaatttaaaaatgaatacaAGATTATAATCAAAAGTAGAtattattgagaaaaaaaaaaagaaaaaaaggggagAGTAGGTTTGATAAGGAGAAGAGGGTGGGTCACAGTGTTTCGTTCAATGACTTGGTCATGATAAATGATAATGGAAACAAACCTAACTCATCATGTGCTTCCTTTTTATGCCTTGAATTTTGGGCATAATTAACTGTAACAATTTCCTACCTTTTCTATCTTATGCTTTACATGAgggaaaatattattatgtacccttatcattcactttcactttcactaattaattttataattatttattttatccttttattataatttaattcaacccaCTAagttgaaatgtttttttttaatcaaaaacgttaaatttttaaacatgacagTTCGCTTGACGATTTACATGTACTTTATGCTAACTTTTTTGCATTTATAtgaattatcattttattattttatttgttaatatgaCATATAAAACGAATAGTCTCGTATCAGTATGAAGTACATATTGATTGCCACATCAACGCCATTATAAAACaatgttttatgaagaaattatgttaaaaaaagtgGTATGACTTTTGTTTTTTGAAATATCAATGACTaactttaacttaaaaaaaagtcaaaatgataaaagatataaaagttgagaactaaatttaatattatgtatacCAACACACAAATCTAATTTCATTGAACAAGAAAATATATCTATCTTTTATATTGATTTTCCTTTTCAAAGAATCggataaatttattgaaaaaaaatgtcTATTATAAAGAACTGAAAAGAACAAAAGCTAAATAGGGCATTGAAGACTTATACATTACCATTGCAATTGCAATTGCAATTAGGGCATTCAAGATCAAAATTATTACATTAATTCAAaccttaaatatatttttactggCTATAATTTACAACCCCAATCACCCACGTCACTCCATCGACGCATATGCTGGAAAAGAAAACTCATTGAAACTCAGAAACCTTCCTGAAGAGAACTTCACTGAATTACCGCTATGCTTCATCACAACTCGCTCCCCAAACCGAGCCGACTCACTCACCTTGTTCCTCCTTCCCATCATCAACAATCTCCCTTCATCTTCTTTATACGCTTTACTGTTCCCAATTTGATCCTTTACCTCATTTATTGAACCCCAAACCGACTCAATCATCACTTTCTTCCTCTGCGACAGTGCTGACAATCTCTCCTTACATTCCTCCAGACTTCTCAAAACACACACCAACTCAACCGAGTCAACAAAGCCCAAACAATCGAGTCTCTCCTTGAACTCACTGACCCGAATTGAAACCTCGTTGATTGATGATAAGTAGTCCTCTCCCACCAACCCCAGGATCGCATCTACCAATACGTTGCCATTAGAATTCAAAGAATCTGGCTTTTTGGCAATCTGTTCGATCAAATTCCCCAAAGAGCTTATTTCTTTAAGCAATTCGGTGTTTATAAGGGATGATACT
Coding sequences within it:
- the LOC107914365 gene encoding putative clathrin assembly protein At4g40080, whose product is MGRVKVFRDLIGIIKDKASQSKAALISNPRTLSLHLALLRATTHDPFSPPDPRHLATLLSVGHCSRATASTAVDAIMDRLQTTRDAAVAIKCLITVHHIIKRGSFILQDQLSVYPSTGGRNYLKLSNFRDDTTPLTWELSSWVRWYALYLENLLSTSRILGFFLCSTSSSVDKDTEEDKVSSLINTELLKEISSLGNLIEQIAKKPDSLNSNGNVLVDAILGLVGEDYLSSINEVSIRVSEFKERLDCLGFVDSVELVCVLRSLEECKERLSALSQRKKVMIESVWGSINEVKDQIGNSKAYKEDEGRLLMMGRRNKVSESARFGERVVMKHSGNSVKFSSGRFLSFNEFSFPAYASME